A region from the Sutcliffiella horikoshii genome encodes:
- a CDS encoding glycosyltransferase family protein yields the protein MLAPVVLFVYNRPQHTIKTIEALSANKLAKESNIFIFSDAARSENSVEVQAVRDYIDSIREKNYFKSVTINKAELNKGLAKSVIEGVSEIINEYGEVIVLEDDLISAPDFLTYMNDALKYYKDLEKIWSVSGYNIPIKIPENYKDEIYYSYRGCSWGWATWENRWSQVDWFVEDYEKFKKNKSLRKQFNRGGRDMANMLDAQMEGNINSWAIRWCYSQWKKNLLTVYPVKSRIKNIGLDGSGTHSGVTSHYDVKLNENLIKCTLTDPKINKRILKNFQNHYGTSFDFRVIELKRLIKKFLRM from the coding sequence ATGTTAGCTCCAGTTGTACTTTTTGTATACAATCGACCACAACATACAATAAAAACTATTGAAGCTCTATCTGCAAATAAATTAGCGAAAGAATCCAATATTTTTATTTTTTCGGATGCAGCACGAAGTGAAAACTCTGTAGAAGTACAAGCAGTTCGAGATTATATAGACTCTATCAGAGAAAAGAATTATTTTAAATCAGTTACTATTAATAAAGCAGAACTAAATAAAGGTCTAGCTAAATCAGTAATAGAAGGGGTAAGCGAAATTATCAATGAGTATGGAGAAGTAATCGTTTTAGAAGATGACTTAATTTCCGCTCCTGATTTTTTAACGTACATGAATGATGCGTTAAAGTATTACAAGGATTTAGAAAAAATCTGGTCAGTTAGTGGTTATAATATACCAATCAAAATTCCAGAAAATTATAAGGATGAGATTTACTATTCATATAGAGGATGCAGTTGGGGATGGGCAACATGGGAAAATAGATGGAGTCAAGTAGATTGGTTTGTAGAAGACTATGAAAAGTTTAAAAAAAATAAATCTTTGAGAAAGCAGTTTAATCGTGGCGGTAGGGACATGGCAAATATGTTAGATGCACAAATGGAAGGGAATATAAATTCATGGGCAATTCGTTGGTGCTACTCGCAGTGGAAAAAGAACTTGCTCACTGTCTATCCCGTTAAATCACGAATAAAAAATATTGGGTTGGATGGTTCGGGAACACATAGTGGGGTTACGTCTCATTACGACGTTAAATTGAATGAAAATTTAATAAAATGCACATTAACTGATCCAAAAATAAATAAAAGAATATTAAAGAATTTTCAAAACCATTATGGAACAAGTTTTGATTTTCGTGTAATTGAACTAAAACGTTTAATAAAAAAGTTTCTAAGGATGTGA